The sequence ATCCACCCAGCGGACCATGTGGAGATGGCTGAGCGTCTGGGCATCAGGCCCCACCTGAGGGCCGAGGCTGGCTGCCACGTGGCCCCTGAGAGCGCTTCCAGCTCTGCCTCCACATCCTCCCTGGCAGGGACCCCTGAGCCTGGTACGTCTCACGTACATGTCTGCAGGCCTGGACGGATGTGGTCCAAATGTGACTGTTCCTAAGTTAACTCTGTCCCACCACCCCGTCTCTCTCCATAGCCCCCTCAAGCCCTCTCTCTCCAGGGAACGAACCGCCTGACCGAGGCTTCTTCATCCGTATGAAGTCCACCCTCACCAAGAGAGGCCTCCACGTCAAGTCCTCGGGCTACAAGGTCAGAGTAAGAGAAATATTTTGAGATATCAAACTCTCCATTCCTAGAAATCATGAAGACTgtgtgtaatgtatagagatatcAAACTCTCCATTCCTAGAAATCATGAAGACGgtgtgtaatgtatagagatatcAAACTCTCCATTCCTAGAAATCATGAAGACTgtgtgtaatgtatagagatatcAAACTCTCCATTCCTAGAAATCATGAAGACTGTGTGTAATGTATAGGGTAGCAAAATTCCAGCAACTTTCACAAAATTCCCTGGTTTTACAGAAATgctggttggaggattcccagATTTCCTGTTTATTCCCTCGTCAAcccaggaatcttccaaccagaATTTCTGGATAATCAGAGACATTTTGAACAGTTACAAGACTTTTGCAACTCTAGTAATGTACACCTCACCATTCATTTAGAGACACTGTACATACACAACCATGCAGGTTGTTGTAAACTCTATTCTATTTCTGTCAGGTGATCCATGTGACTGGGCAAATCCGCTGTCGCCCTGCCATGGTGCCAGGCTCGGTGCGTCGGCCAATGGGCTTGGTGGCCCTTGCGCACACGCTCCCTCCCTCCACGCTGAACGAGGTGCGCATGGAGAGCCAGATGTTTGTCTTCAGGGTCAACATGGACCTGCAGGTCACCTACTGCGAGAACAGGTACAGCTACAGAGACACAAcgacacagcaacacacagggACAGATGTCTGCACGGGGTGCACATGTGGTGGTACTGTGAAGATGCATGTGGGTGTATTTGATTCAGTTAAGATGGTAtgcgtatgtgtgtctgtgtttacatCACGTGGATAATACCATCGTTGTTCCCTGTAGGATCTCAGAGTACATGGACCTGAGCCCGGCAGAGGTGGTGGGACACACCTGCTACCACTTCATCCATGTAGAAGACCTGGATAACATCAGACAGAGCCATGAGGACTGTGAGTCACtgcccgctgtgtgtgtgtgtgtgtgtgtgcatgtgtgtgtgtgtgtgtgtgtgtgtttttgtgtgtgtgtgtgtttttgtatgtgtgtgtgtgtgtgttttttttgtgtgtgtgtttgtgcctttTGAACTGCTAACATTTTTGACTAAGTTCATATTTTGCAATCAGCGCCCTCTGCTGCTAAAGTCCTGTAGTGCTATGCCAACCCACTCTTtaccctcatcctctctctctctgtccccccccccagtGTTGAGGAAGGGTCAGGTGGTGACCGGGTACTACCGCTGGCTCCAGAGGAGAGGGGGTTATCTGTGGGTCCAGTCCTGTGCCACCGTCTCCATCAACCACAAAGCCCCCCACGAACGCAACGTCATCTGGGTCAACTACGTCATCAGGTCAGCCCCGTCGCTGGTCATCCCCGTCGCTAGTCAGCCCCGTCGCCACAGTAGCAGGTCAAACACGGTGCACAACGCGTCCAGCATTACGCTCCTAGACAAGGCGTCCCACTCCTTCAGTCTACCGTCATTTGTATATACTAAACCCTAATGACAGTATATACATTTTATTACAGAATGATGTGAAGTTTTGTTCATTTAAAACACCGATATGATACAAGTATTCACACATGAATTCAAGGAAATTCTATATTTTCCTTTGTCTCTGTCTCAGGAGCCACAACCCCCCAGCtcctaaacacacatacacactcaaagacaaacagacacacgtgcacgcacagaGCAAGAGAGGAGTCAGACAAAAACAAGAGGAACAGGCTGAATTACAATACTAATTGGAGCAGCGCTTTATAATTACAACAAATGGATGTCAGAATGTTGGGTCTGAATGGTGTTTTAGTTCATTAGTGCTGTAATTACAAGAGCTCATTAACTTCTCCAGCAGCAGCCCCCACTGATCCTGTCTGGGCTCTGTTCTTTACGGGTGGGCTCCTGAGTGGAGCGAGGCGGGCTATGGGAGAGCAGGggttgctggtgtgtgtgtgtgtgtgtgtgtgtgtgtgtgcgtacaattggggggggggggggggggggttgttggaTACAGCATTGTGGGTTGGGGTAGCTGATGAGGGGTATTCATGGAGAAGAGGCTGGTTGTTGTTGATAGATGATGGTAATGGTTGGAAGGAAGTTGATGggagacaaaacaaaatacacaaTTTAATCTACGACCATATAGGGCTCTCTGTGAAGTACTCCCTGCACCCATCTTGCTAAATCAGGAGTCATAAACAGTGGTTTGCTGCAACACTAAGAGCTGTAAAAGGGGACTTTATTGTCTTTTatttactctctctccctttctctctccctttctctctctctctcagtcgaaCAGAGCTCCCAGACACTCCCCTGGATCTGCTGCAGCTCCCAGAGAGTCTGAGGGCGGAGCGTCTGAAAGCCAGCTCCTCCCCTTCGGAACTCTCGCCACAAGCCCGGGGTAGGGaaccacacaggcacacacacacgcaatcacTCACACATTTATGGTGTACATTGAATCATTCACACAAACATACTTGATGGGATgggaggtagactagtggttaagagcaatgggccagtaatcaaaaggttgctggttcgaatccccgagacCACTAGGTAAACAATTTgtctaattgctctggataagagcgtctgctaaatgactaaaacgtaAATGTAATGACACATCCACATATTTCCTCATGAAAAACATATCTAACTCTTTTCCCCTCCCCAGGTCCACAGCCAATGAAAAGCTCTGTGTGTAAAGGTGACCCTGactctaaactgagagagatctATAATCCCGGAGTCCAGTCAGGGGACAGGAGGAAGCGTCCGCTGCGGTCTGACTCTGAAGGCGCTCCCCCGGAAACGCGGCGTCGCCTGGAAGAGTTCCGccagagagaggggagtgtgtCCGCCTCTTCAGACCTGGGCagtgagagcgagggagaggagagagcgtgGGAGCAGGGGGGAGATAGCGCGAGGGTCAAACGAGAGGAGGGGCCTTCGAAACAAGGTGGGGAGACCCCAGTGAGGGGCGAAAGGGGTGGCAGGGTGCACAACGGCCGTGCGGTAATCCAGCACCTTAAGAGTGTAGTGTCCTCGCCTCTCTCTGGTCCCCACAACATCAAGACTGAACATGAGGCACTGGCTGCAGGGGGtcgctggacacacacacatcccccaccctcgcacacacacaccccctgcgGCAGCCTGAACGGCGACAGTCCCCCGACCCCTATCCCAGACTCCTCCTCCAGCAGTGAAGCCCCACCCAAAGGTATTTTCACCCCGCCCTCCCCCGCCATGTCTCCTCCCATGTCCGGCTCCTCCCCTCTACCTTGTGAGGAGCGGCGAATGTTGTCTGGAGGCCGGGGGGGCGGGCCTGACTTTGAGCTGTTGCAGAGACTGGCAGCGGGGGGTGCTGCAGGACGGGTGCTCTTCCACCCCCTGACCCTCGGCCCCCAGGGGCCACAGAGCCTGTACGCCCCCAGTACCATCCGCTATGCGCCCCCAGAGCTGCCCCCCTCTCACCCCGGTGCTGAGGGGCTGCGCTCCGACCACCACAAGGGACCTCCAGCCTTCTTCCCCCACCTCCAGAGGCTGGCCGGCCTGCCCTCCTTCAGTGGCTTCTCTGCCTCGGACAATCCCTTCAACCCCTTCTGTATGAACGGACTGAGGGGGGCCGCAGGGTCCGAGGAGGACTGAAAGAGAGGAGGGGCTTTAGAGAGACATGGGGGCAGGACATCGGGACATGTGGGGTTGGGAAACTGAACAAAGGACCATTTGCACAGCTTCCATGGGGAGTCAGATGGTGTCCAACACAGGTGACAGGATGGGTGACACTCAAAGTGGACTTTGACACTTGACTTTACCCCACTAGCTGTCCAAGCtttgtccccctctctgctctaccaTATCCTCTCTCCGCTGCTGTTAAATGACTGTGCAGTGTTTCATGTCTCTTTCTTCCACTCAGAAAAGCCATATTGTACATAGAGACAGGACCATACACACCTTCACTACTCCATCCTCAGTATTATACCAACTGCTCCTGAGCCTGTCAGACTGACTTCTGTGTGAATGAAAAAAATAGGGGTAAAAATGGATGACATTTTTTCACTTGTTTGTGTAAAATACTGAATCATCTCTTAAACAGAGTTAGAAATCATACTCTGACACAATAGTGGAAATATAGAGGTCTGAGCCTATCTCATGGACGCCCAAAATGATATTTGAACACATCTCGGGTACTCCTTCCTTCCATAAAGTGAACCCCGCTGAAGAGGGTTTGAAACACTGAAAGcacagaggagtgagagagtccCAGATACATTCCATTCCACTCTGAGACTGTTCTGTCTGGGAAAGAAAGGTATGAGAGGGGAACGTACAATACCTCTACTGGCTGGTCACTTTGTAATGTTTTCAGTCTTGTAGAAACTGAAAATGGTCCTACAGAATGAAGTGTTGTGAAAGTTAAAGACGCTGTGCTGTGTATGAGATGAAAGCCTTATTCCTATTATATTGTCATGTTGTTGTCATAGGGTGAAGTGGGAGAGGTGTAAAAACTATTGTCTTACTAGAGGACATACTTTGGGAAATGCCACAGTTTAATTCAGAAACCCTAAAGAAATGTATTAGAAATGAAGGGTTTGGGGaggaatctttttttttttttcacaataTTTGTCCCGAGCACTTACTGAAATTAGTTGTGAACACATAGCACTTCATCTTTTGAATTTCCTtgtgtattaagaattaaatacAAGAGTGGTCAAGATGAATACCACAAACGGCCCACAAAATGTAGGGTCATTTAAAGAAAGACCACAGGAGTTTAATACATGGTCATTAAACGTGTGGTCATTCAAACATGACCATGGGGATTTAGTACAGTTTGGTGGTCAATAAAAAAAGAACTAACTTTTTGTTCTCAAAGTGAAACATCCATATTAGGTCATTAGAGGTGGAGTGGAAAACAGGGGTCAAATATTCATATATTAAATCATatcaaatatatacatttttatactCATCACCAGAAATTCCATCCCAAAATATTGTGAGGTCATAAAAGAAAGACATCCCAAACTGATATTAAAGAGAGATTAAAATGTCCCGATCCTAAATCGCTATCCTGGTCATAAATGAAGTGTTACTGATGGACTGGGTTGGATGTCGGCTGTACAAGACCATATCTGGCATACAAGGGGTTGTCTGTGCGCCGGTTATAATTCCACTGGCTCTACTACAATAAGACCAGATAAAAACCCTAGGCATCACTGTGACTCTAACCCGTTTCTGTTCAAATATTTGTGAATATACCATCCACTTCTGATCTTCAAATTAAAATGAACCAATGTATAAAAACTATCAAACTGATGACGATAATAAAATATTCCATTAGAGGAGCACAAGAAAGATTTTTGATATCCTTGTTCTAGTATCTGACTGACTGTCGATAAGAGTGGGCCGAGGTACTGCCTGGCTCGAAAACATGCCTTCAAAATGTATCTTAAGACGTCTTGAAAGGTCTCTACATGTCTCTACGTGTCTCAACTTCGTCTCAACTTCGTCTCAAGATGTCACAAGGTGATGGCTGAGtatgtacagttccagtcaaaagtttggacacctacccattcaaaggtttttctttatttttactattttctacattatagaataatagtgaagacatcgaaactaggaaataacacatatggaatcatgtagttaccaaaaaagtgtttaacaaatcaaaatatattttatatttgagattcttcaaagttgccaccctttaccttgatgacagctttgcagactcttggcattctcaaccagcttcatgaggtagttacctagaatgcatttcaattaacaggtgtgccttggtaaaggttaatttgtggaatttctttccttcttaatgcatttgagccaatcagttgtgttgtgacaaggtaaggggggtatacagaagatagccctaggCAAAAGACCAagtcatattatggcaagaacagatcaaataagcaaagagaaacaacagtccatcattactttgagacatgaagaacttttaaagtttcttcaagtgcagtcgcaaaaaccatcaagcactatgatgaaactggctctcatgaggaccgccacaggaaaggaagacccagagttacctttgctgtagaggataagttcattggagttaccagcctcagaaattgcagcccaaataaatgcttcacagagttcaagtaacagacacatcacaacatcaactgttcagaggagacttcctcttcatggtcgaattgctgcaaagaaacaactactaaaggacaccaataaggagaagagtcttgcttgggccaagaaacacgagcaatggacattagaccggtggaaatctgtcctttggtctcatgagtccaaatttgagatttttggttccaaccaccttgTGAGACGCATAGTAGGGGAAcgtatgatctccgcatgtgtggttcccaccgtgaagcatggtggaggaggtgtgatggtgctttgctggtgacactgtcctggatttatttagaattcaaggcacacttaaccagcatggctaccacagcattctgaagcgatacgccatcccatctggtttgcgcttagcgggactatcatttgtttttcaacaggacaatgacccaacacacctccaggctgtgtaagggctatttgaccaagaagaagagtgatggagtgctgcatcagatgacctggcctccgcaatcacccgacctcaacccaattgagatggtttgggatgtggtggaccgcagactgaaggaaaagcagccaacaagtgctcagcaaatatgggaactccttcaagactgttgtaaaagcattccaggtgaagctggttgagagaatgccaagcgtgtgcaaagctgtcatcaaggcaaagggtggcaactttcaagaatctaaaatctatttgtttaacacttttttggttactacatgattccatatgtgttatttcatagtttctatgtcttccctattattctaaaatgtagaaaatagtacaaataaagaaaaacccttgaatgagtaggtgtgtccaaacttttgactggtactgtacacctGCCCACACAACAATATTAATGAAAAAGTACCTGATGTAAAATCCATCATCCAAATTGGTCCCTGTGGACCAGGTTTGAGTGTCCCTGGTCTGATGTGGTGCAGATGGAACATGCCCATTAGACAGTATATATCCAGGTTTATGAGCCAAAGCTCTCTAAGTAATAGCTCGGAAGATATAgacaaagggtgtgtgtgtgtgtgtgtgcacgtgcgtgtgtgtgactgaggaagtgtttgtctgtgtgagtgcgtgcgtgtctgtctgCTTGAGGCCGTGTGTATGCatagagtgtgttgtttgaatggccggtgtatctgtgtgtgtgcgtatgcgagcgtgtgtgtgttccagagcgGGTGTTGTGTTGTACCAGGCAGCCCTAGGGAGGGGCTCTGACATTGAAGACGGGTTAAATCCTGTTTTACATTCAAGTGGCAGGCCCCAGTTCATTAGAGTGAGGATCATTCCTCCTCAAGACCAAAGGAAGCGCATACTAAACAAAAGCAGTTGTTGGGGAGAACATTTGAGGGTAAGTGCGTGTGCCtgccgtgcgtgtgtgtgtgcacgtctgctgtgtgtgcgtgtgtgtaaagaGAGTTCAGAAATGACCTCAGGTTCCTCTATCTCTTCTTTTCTCAGGTGTGAGTTCTTCAGCTGATAGCCTGTTCCATGGTGGGTGTAAAGGTGTCTCTACATCTCAGATAGGGACTGTGGGTTTGTGGGGACATGGGCGTCTCTCCTCAACTCTATGCCCTGGCTGTCTGTCAGGGACTTTGaagacttacagtgcattcggaaagtattcacaacccttgactttttccacattttgttacgttacagccttattctttttttttctctcatcaatctacacacaataccccataatgacagagcaaacaCTTAAATATCACAATTacgtaagtactcagaccctttactttgctgatgcacttttggcagtgattacagctccTTGGgtatgcttggcacacctgtgtttggggagtttctcccattcttctctgcagatcctctcaagctctgtcaggtctctccagagatgttcgatcgggttcgggctctggctgggccacttcaaggacattcagagactagtcccgaagccatgggatggtgccaggtttcctccagacgtgactgttggcattcaggccaaatagttcaatcttggtttcatcagaccagagaatattgtttctcatggtctgagagtcctttagatgccttttggcaaactccaagcgggctgtcctgtgccttttactgagaagtggcttccgtctgaccactctataataaaggtctgattggtggagtgctgcagagatggttgtccttctggaaggttatcccatctccacagagatactctgaagctctgtcagagtgaccatcgggttcttggtcacctccctgaccaaggccattctctcccgattgctcagtttggctttacggccagctctagaaagagtcttggtggttcgaaactttttccatttaagaataatggaggccactgtgttcttggggaccttcaatactgcagacatgatttggtacccttccccagagctgtgcctcgacacaatcctgtctcgaagctctacggacaattccttcaacctcatggcttggtttttgctctgacatgtaccgtcaactgtgggaccttatatagacaggtgtgtgcctttccaaatcatatccaatcaatttcatttacgacaggtggactccaatcaagttgcaaaaacatctgaggatgattaatggaaacaggatgcacctgagctcaatttcgagtctcatagcaaagggtatgaatacttactttaccagtcaaaagttaggacacacctactcattcaaggggttttcttaattttttactgttttctacattgcagaataatagtgaagacatcaactatgaaataacacatatggaatcatgtattaaccaaaaaaagtgttaaacaaatcaaaatatattttatatttgagattcttcaaattagccagccttgatcacagctttgcacactcttggcgttctctcaaccagcttcatgaggtagtcaccttgaatgcatttaaattaacagtgtgcctttttaaaagttaatttgtggaatttctttccttaatgcatttgagacaatcagttgtgttgtgacaaggtaggggtggtacagtatacagaagatagccctatttggtaaaagaccaagtccatattatggcaagaacagctcaaataatcagagaaacaacagtccatcattactttgactgaccttcatgtcttaatctggaaaatgtcaagaacccatcaagcgctatgatgaaactggctctcacgaggaacgccacaggaaatgaagacccagagttaactctgctgcagaggttaagttcattagagttaccagcctcagaaactggCAATTAACTGcagctcagattgcagcccaaatatatgcttcacagagttcaaataacagacacatctcaacatcaactgttcagaggagactgcgtgaaccaggccttcatggttCAACCAGGCCTTCATgcagtcaaattgctgcaaaaagaaaccactactaaaggacaccaataagaagagacttgcttgggccaagaaacacgagcaatggacattagaccggtggaactaTGTCCATTGGTCtggtgagtccaaatttgagatttttggttccaacgctgtgtctttgtgagacgcagagtaggtgaacggatgatctctgcatttgtgtttcccaccgtgaagcatggaggaggaggtgtgatggtgctttgctggtgacactgtgatttatttagaattcaagacactcttaaccagcatggctaccacagcattctgcagcgatacgccatcccattttgtttgggcttagtgggactgtcatttgtttttcaactggacaatgacaaacctccaggctgtgtaagggttattttaccaagaaggagagatatggagggctgcatcagatgacctggcctccacaatcacccgacctcaacccaattgagatgttttgagataagttggaccgcagagtgaaggaaaaacagccagcaagtgctcagcatatgtggaaactcattcaagactgttggaaaagcattccaggtgaagctggttgagagaatgccaagagtgtgcaaagctgtcatcaaggcaaaaggtggctactttgaagaatctaaaatcaaaaatctatttgtttaacatttttttgttactacatgattccatatgtgttattttatagttttgatgtcttcactattattcgtcgttgttggtaatcaagcctaccactgtagtgtcgtctgcaaacttgatgattgagttggaggcgtgcatggccacgcagtcatgggtgaacaaggagtacaggggagggctgagaacgcacccttgtggggccccagtgttgaggatgttgtttcctaccctcaccactgggggcggcccgtcaaagtccaggatccagttacacagggcggggtcgagacccagggtctcgagcttaatgatgagtttggagggtactatggtgttaaatgctgagctgtaatcgttgaacagcattcttacataggtattcctcttgtccagattggttagggcagtgtgcagcgtgattgcgattgcgtcctctgtggacctattggggcggtaagcaaattgaagtgggtctagggtgacaggtaaggtggaggtgatatgatccttgactagtct comes from Salvelinus alpinus chromosome 21, SLU_Salpinus.1, whole genome shotgun sequence and encodes:
- the LOC139547707 gene encoding neuronal PAS domain-containing protein 1-like isoform X1, producing MATMPFVSEGKCVSVEWDFLQGLLAKPPTLPCLQNLRKEKSRNAARSRRGKENFEFFELAKMLPLPGAITSQLDKASVIRLTISYLHMCTFASQGDPPWCPLLEGENHCSKVRRSSHSLATDMFEQHLGAHLLQSLDGFVFVVSSEGRFLYISETVSIYLGLSQVELMGSSVFDYIHPADHVEMAERLGIRPHLRAEAGCHVAPESASSSASTSSLAGTPEPAPSSPLSPGNEPPDRGFFIRMKSTLTKRGLHVKSSGYKVRVIHVTGQIRCRPAMVPGSVRRPMGLVALAHTLPPSTLNEVRMESQMFVFRVNMDLQVTYCENRISEYMDLSPAEVVGHTCYHFIHVEDLDNIRQSHEDLLRKGQVVTGYYRWLQRRGGYLWVQSCATVSINHKAPHERNVIWVNYVISRTELPDTPLDLLQLPESLRAERLKASSSPSELSPQARGPQPMKSSVCKGDPDSKLREIYNPGVQSGDRRKRPLRSDSEGAPPETRRRLEEFRQREGSVSASSDLGSESEGEERAWEQGGDSARVKREEGPSKQGGETPVRGERGGRVHNGRAVIQHLKSVVSSPLSGPHNIKTEHEALAAGGRWTHTHPPPSHTHTPCGSLNGDSPPTPIPDSSSSSEAPPKGIFTPPSPAMSPPMSGSSPLPCEERRMLSGGRGGGPDFELLQRLAAGGAAGRVLFHPLTLGPQGPQSLYAPSTIRYAPPELPPSHPGAEGLRSDHHKGPPAFFPHLQRLAGLPSFSGFSASDNPFNPFCMNGLRGAAGSEED
- the LOC139547707 gene encoding neuronal PAS domain-containing protein 1-like isoform X2, producing MATMPFVSEGKCVSVEWDFLQGLLAKPPTLPCLQNLRKEKSRNAARSRRGKENFEFFELAKMLPLPGAITSQLDKASVIRLTISYLHMCTFASQGDPPWCPLLEGENHCSKVRRSSHSLATDMFEQHLGAHLLQSLDGFVFVVSSEGRFLYISETVSIYLGLSQVELMGSSVFDYIHPADHVEMAERLGIRPHLRAEAGCHVAPESASSSASTSSLAGTPEPAPSSPLSPGNEPPDRGFFIRMKSTLTKRGLHVKSSGYKVIHVTGQIRCRPAMVPGSVRRPMGLVALAHTLPPSTLNEVRMESQMFVFRVNMDLQVTYCENRISEYMDLSPAEVVGHTCYHFIHVEDLDNIRQSHEDLLRKGQVVTGYYRWLQRRGGYLWVQSCATVSINHKAPHERNVIWVNYVISRTELPDTPLDLLQLPESLRAERLKASSSPSELSPQARGPQPMKSSVCKGDPDSKLREIYNPGVQSGDRRKRPLRSDSEGAPPETRRRLEEFRQREGSVSASSDLGSESEGEERAWEQGGDSARVKREEGPSKQGGETPVRGERGGRVHNGRAVIQHLKSVVSSPLSGPHNIKTEHEALAAGGRWTHTHPPPSHTHTPCGSLNGDSPPTPIPDSSSSSEAPPKGIFTPPSPAMSPPMSGSSPLPCEERRMLSGGRGGGPDFELLQRLAAGGAAGRVLFHPLTLGPQGPQSLYAPSTIRYAPPELPPSHPGAEGLRSDHHKGPPAFFPHLQRLAGLPSFSGFSASDNPFNPFCMNGLRGAAGSEED